One genomic segment of Cydia splendana chromosome 5, ilCydSple1.2, whole genome shotgun sequence includes these proteins:
- the LOC134790702 gene encoding repressor of RNA polymerase III transcription MAF1 homolog, producing the protein MKLLESGRLEALSSALSILNGDSAVQSRVESYSCKMAGTEKAFYKRFTADGETSRDLQALSPPEGVMYSRSLSGDEDGVLCDTISRKTLFYLIATLNSAFPDYDFSMAKSSEFSAEPSLSWVQGAVDGALSPVGGARWRGLRAALWAAVDEEVALPECRIYSYSPDLASDPFGEPGCLWVFNYFFYNKKLKRIVFFTCRAMSPVCAVDSGVDFAMDEDEEYN; encoded by the exons ATGAAACTCTTGGAGAGTGGTCGTCTGGAGGCGTTGAGCAGCGCCCTGTCGATCCTGAACGGTGATAGCGCTGTTCAGAGCCGCGTAGAGAGCTACAGTTGCAAGATGGCTGGGACTGAGAAAGCTTTCTACAAGCGATTCACTGCTGATGGAGAGACCTCCCGTGACCTACAAGCCCTGTCTCCACCTGAAGGGGTCATGTATAG TCGGAGCTTGTCTGGGGATGAGGATGGTGTGCTGTGCGACACCATCTCACGGAAGACACTCTTCTATTTAATTGCAACACTGAATTCTGCCTTTCCAGATTATGATTTTTCAATGGCAAAG AGCAGTGAGTTCAGTGCGGAGCCGTCGCTGAGCTGGGTGCAGGGCGCGGTGGACGGCGCGCTGTCGCCGGTGGGCGGCGCGCGCTGGCGCGGGCTGCGCGCGGCGCTGTGGGCCGCCGTCGACGAGGAAGTGGCACTGCCCGAATGCCGCATCTACAGCTACAGCCCCGACCTGGCCAGCGACCCCTTCGGCGAGCCCGGCTGCCTCTGGGTCTTCAACTACTTCTTCTATAACAAGAAGCTCAAACGGATTGTTTTTTTCACTTGCAGAGCTATGAG CCCAGTTTGCGCGGTCGACTCTGGCGTTGATTTTGCTATGGACGAAGATGAGGAgtataattaa